A single window of Candidatus Saccharibacteria bacterium DNA harbors:
- a CDS encoding integrase core domain-containing protein, whose protein sequence is MLFVVSPSNGAGFWSIASRIYLSAYQKLKSKWQILGTRSVVCLNQANKAIQDWLDFYNQTRPHQALGYLSPNDKAKEDNQPILKPRQNKR, encoded by the coding sequence GTGTTATTTGTAGTTTCCCCGTCTAATGGTGCAGGATTCTGGTCTATCGCGAGTCGTATTTATTTATCAGCATATCAAAAACTTAAGTCAAAATGGCAGATACTAGGTACTAGGTCAGTGGTATGCCTCAATCAAGCAAACAAAGCTATTCAAGACTGGCTAGATTTCTACAACCAGACTAGACCTCATCAAGCTCTAGGATACTTGTCCCCCAATGATAAGGCAAAAGAAGATAACCAACCAATACTCAAACCAAGACAAAACAAGCGTTAG
- a CDS encoding FAD-binding oxidoreductase, with protein MLKKIVNDLNNIVSGEISTSKNTRDYYSTDCSVFQIEPKMVFYPRNKRDVTEMIRYLYDLACEGNKLPLTVRGKGTDLSGAAIGNGVVMVMPTHMNRKIGLYKQTVRVQPGMAYKQLEQLLQHHQRFLPPYPSSIDFASVGGAVGNNTAGEKSMRYGVTKDYVKSLEVVLSNGQKVELGYLSKRQLKSKLDQNDFEGDIYRRIKELIETNQELLDKSRPDVSKNVAGYNLWDVMDKKGGMDMTKLIVGSQGTLAVVTEIEFIHEPYQPDTELIAVFCENIEQVDKLILALGKYNPSSLEVVDHNLLEVLKQSHPRYIQGLVPEKFPELMLLVEFDNKSKRYQRYYAKRAIKQIEKYGMEYRLAKNSDEAADYWRIRHGAAAVLAMQDGRKKALPVIEDLVVPMDKMIEFISKINKLFKKYNLKIAIWGHGGDANFHMQPYFDLGSKADREQMLKFIDEVYRMVIKLGGSTAGEHNDGLIRGKYLKELYGARLYGVMKQVKDIFDPQGILNPYIKTGAENVKLDKLLRKSYDMSHLSDHMPQIL; from the coding sequence ATGCTTAAAAAAATTGTCAATGACCTAAACAATATTGTTAGTGGAGAGATATCCACTAGTAAGAATACTAGAGATTATTATTCTACAGATTGTAGCGTATTTCAGATTGAGCCAAAAATGGTATTTTATCCACGCAACAAGCGGGATGTTACTGAGATGATCAGATATCTCTATGATCTAGCCTGTGAGGGTAACAAATTACCTTTGACCGTTCGGGGTAAGGGGACAGATCTATCTGGTGCTGCCATCGGCAATGGCGTGGTAATGGTGATGCCAACTCACATGAATCGTAAGATTGGTCTATACAAACAAACAGTTAGAGTTCAGCCTGGAATGGCCTACAAGCAACTTGAACAGCTATTGCAACATCATCAGAGGTTTTTGCCCCCCTATCCGTCTAGTATTGATTTTGCTTCTGTGGGTGGGGCAGTAGGCAATAATACAGCAGGTGAGAAGAGTATGCGCTATGGGGTGACCAAAGATTATGTTAAATCATTAGAAGTGGTTTTGAGTAATGGGCAAAAAGTTGAGCTTGGATACTTAAGCAAGCGCCAATTAAAATCCAAGCTGGATCAGAATGATTTTGAAGGTGATATCTATAGAAGGATTAAGGAGTTGATTGAGACCAACCAAGAGCTGCTTGATAAATCGCGACCAGATGTCAGTAAAAATGTAGCAGGATACAATCTTTGGGACGTGATGGACAAAAAGGGTGGAATGGACATGACCAAGCTAATTGTTGGCTCACAGGGTACACTTGCCGTGGTGACTGAGATTGAATTTATTCATGAGCCATATCAGCCGGATACAGAGCTGATTGCTGTATTTTGTGAGAATATTGAGCAAGTAGATAAGCTAATCTTAGCCCTAGGCAAATATAATCCGAGTTCATTAGAAGTGGTAGATCACAACTTGCTTGAGGTTCTTAAGCAGTCACATCCTAGGTATATTCAAGGGTTGGTGCCAGAGAAGTTTCCAGAATTAATGCTTTTGGTCGAGTTTGATAATAAGTCAAAGAGATATCAGAGGTATTATGCCAAGCGAGCTATTAAGCAGATAGAGAAATATGGCATGGAGTATCGTTTGGCAAAGAATTCAGATGAAGCTGCTGATTACTGGAGGATTCGTCATGGTGCAGCTGCAGTACTAGCTATGCAGGATGGACGCAAGAAGGCTTTACCAGTGATCGAGGATTTGGTGGTTCCAATGGATAAAATGATTGAGTTTATCAGCAAGATCAATAAGCTCTTCAAAAAATACAATCTCAAGATTGCTATTTGGGGGCATGGAGGGGATGCTAATTTTCATATGCAGCCATATTTTGATTTGGGGAGTAAAGCTGATCGGGAACAGATGCTCAAGTTTATTGATGAAGTTTATCGAATGGTGATTAAGCTAGGAGGTAGTACGGCTGGTGAGCATAATGATGGTCTAATTCGTGGTAAGTATCTCAAAGAGTTGTATGGAGCGAGGCTGTATGGGGTGATGAAACAGGTCAAGGATATCTTTGATCCTCAGGGGATACTTAACCCTTATATCAAGACTGGAGCTGAAAATGTCAAGCTCGATAAGTTACTCCGCAAATCTTATGATATGAGTCACTTGAGTGATCATATGCCTCAGATCTTATAG
- a CDS encoding ribonuclease H-like domain-containing protein: protein MSNQQKTIIFDVEMAGEDFNDLDSVTQDSLTKRAKSFSGLRQKQEIDRVKQETSLSPLTGEVITLAIWDLEADKGAVYYQAPSQDNSNQVAIPEGYKPQVLTEAEILIRFWSQVLLADKVVSFAGRTLDIPYLMIRSAIHGIRPSANLMSSSGKRPKHIDLYETLTFNRMSIKKGGLHLWAKGFGIKTSKEGIDGSEVTSYYRQGRYQEIAKYCAEDTRVTMELYQHWLRYLDI, encoded by the coding sequence ATGTCAAATCAGCAAAAAACTATTATTTTCGATGTCGAGATGGCTGGGGAAGATTTTAATGATCTTGATTCGGTGACTCAGGACAGTCTAACCAAACGGGCTAAGAGCTTTAGTGGACTCAGACAGAAGCAAGAGATTGATAGGGTTAAGCAAGAGACTTCACTTTCTCCACTGACTGGGGAAGTGATCACCCTAGCCATTTGGGACCTTGAGGCAGATAAGGGAGCAGTTTATTATCAGGCTCCTAGTCAGGATAACTCTAATCAGGTAGCGATCCCTGAAGGTTATAAGCCCCAAGTGCTGACAGAGGCTGAGATCTTGATTCGTTTTTGGAGCCAAGTCTTGCTTGCCGACAAAGTAGTCAGTTTTGCAGGTCGAACTCTAGATATACCCTATCTGATGATTCGTTCAGCAATTCATGGGATTAGGCCGAGTGCCAATCTAATGAGTAGTTCGGGCAAACGACCAAAACATATTGATCTTTATGAAACTTTGACCTTCAATCGTATGTCGATTAAGAAGGGCGGATTACACCTTTGGGCTAAAGGATTTGGGATTAAGACTTCAAAGGAAGGGATAGATGGTTCTGAGGTCACTAGCTACTACAGGCAAGGTCGCTATCAAGAGATTGCCAAATACTGCGCTGAGGATACCAGGGTGACTATGGAATTATATCAACATTGGCTTAGGTACCTTGATATTTAA
- a CDS encoding histidine phosphatase family protein, producing MAYRLKISQLVIVRSFASEETLEQLVGRAQRTSKAGMLKVLDDFKVPLTDQGISQAISSGHQLGKEGYTFDQAFYSPMIRCADSLSLIDQGFDQQFSTHVDQRLRPRDYGILAQYSLAGMRQRFPEEVARRQSLGEFYYRPSGGESFADIVERILSLFNEINMLHEDKRILIVTHGVIAKLMRYVIEGFGSTLDIDQQVLADPRGDLDPGAVIEYHFTDRGIQLINLNRKFY from the coding sequence ATGGCCTATAGATTGAAGATCAGTCAGCTAGTAATAGTCAGAAGTTTTGCGAGTGAGGAAACTCTCGAACAGTTAGTGGGGCGTGCTCAGCGTACTTCGAAGGCAGGAATGCTCAAGGTACTTGATGACTTCAAGGTTCCTCTGACCGATCAAGGAATCTCTCAAGCAATTAGCTCAGGACATCAGCTGGGTAAGGAAGGCTACACATTCGATCAAGCTTTTTATTCGCCGATGATTCGGTGTGCTGATAGTTTGAGTTTGATTGATCAGGGATTTGATCAACAGTTCTCAACTCACGTAGATCAAAGGCTTAGACCTAGAGACTATGGTATCTTAGCTCAATATTCTCTAGCAGGAATGAGGCAAAGGTTTCCAGAGGAGGTTGCTAGAAGACAGAGCTTGGGTGAGTTTTATTATCGACCAAGTGGAGGAGAGAGTTTTGCGGATATAGTTGAGCGGATATTGAGCTTGTTTAATGAGATCAATATGTTACATGAAGATAAGCGGATTTTGATTGTTACTCATGGTGTGATTGCAAAATTGATGCGTTATGTGATCGAAGGATTTGGTTCGACGCTTGATATTGACCAGCAGGTCTTAGCAGATCCTCGAGGTGATCTAGACCCTGGTGCTGTGATAGAGTATCATTTCACAGATAGGGGGATTCAACTGATCAATCTAAATCGTAAATTTTACTAG